Genomic window (Flavobacterium oreochromis):
TTCAGGGTTATGTTCTAATAGCTTAGCTTTCATATCATCTTTTGTAAGCAATGTACTTGTATAATTAGCTAAAAGTTCTTTTTCGTTTAAAACAGGATCTATAACCTCTGGAATACCTGTAATAAATGAAAGATTTTGTTGACTAATAATAATATCTTTAGCTATTACGTTTTTTTCATTTCTAAGACTTAATAATAATGTCTGAAGTCTTACCACGTCTTTTAGAGCTATGTTGCCTTTTTGAGCTTGTGTATTGTAAACGTCTAACAAAAATTCTAATTTCTCTATTTGAGAAACAAGAACTTTAATTTTTTGATTATCAAAATAAATACTACAAAAATTTTGTGCTAATTGATGTTTTAAACTTAAGAGTACCTGCTGAAATTGTATTTCAGCTAATTCTGCATTAGATTTAGCAAAGGCTACTTCATTTCGTTTTTTACCTCCCATGTAAATTAATTGCTGGATTGCAAATGCTTTTTGCCCCGCTGCTCCTGCATCAAAAATTTTTCTTTTTCTGGATTATAAAAATTTAATTCACCTGAAACTATGGGCTGCTGCCATATTTTTGCTTGTATAATTTGTGCCTTAGAAGCGTCAATATTATACTGTTGAGCAATTAATTGTAAATTATTTTTTTTCAATGCTAATTCACAATCTTCTAATCTGAGTGCTTTTTGTGAATAAATAGGACTGAAAACAACACACAAAAAAAACCTCTTAATATTTTATTTAACATTTTTTATTTTTTTTGTAAAATATAAGTCTTTTATTTTATCGCAATAAATAACTTAAAAATCTTTTATTTATTGTACCAATCAAAATTTGTTAAATAGGAAATTCTAACCGTTGGATTATTTTCTTGAATTGTATTTCCTAAATTCCAATTGTTTTGATGAATATAATTTAATTGTATTTGATGATGTGAATTTAGATTATAACCAAATCCTGCAATTATTCTATTTTGTTGAAATAGTGTTTTAGCGTCTTTTACTCCTATATTTATAAAAGCCTCATCTCCAACATTTAAGAACAGCTTAGACTTCCCATTATCATCTTTAACTAATGGATAATTTATTACAAACATATAACGCAAACGATTTCTATAGTCATAATGATCAATTTCATAATTCCCATCTGTATTTTTTATAGGAATCCCTACTAAACGATATTCATCACGTAACCGATTTGTAAATTTAAAATCACCACTATTTAAAACATAAGTTCCTTGTATCCAGATATGATCTTCAGGTGTATCTGTTTTATTTATAGGAGTTTCACCATACACATAAGTATTATAATGTGAATAACCAATACTTCCTATAAAGTTTTTATGAAAATGATAATCAATTGAAGGACGAATAAAATATTGCTGTTTTTCATCAAATCCATTAGCATAACGCATGGTTGCTTCTAAAGTAAAAGATATTTTTTTATTTAACATATTTTTACCCATATAATGAAACCAAATATCCTTGTTATGATTTATTGTTTGAGCTTGGGTAGCTGTTCCTATGGTTATAAATAGGAGTACTAGTAGTACCCCTATTTTTTTTAAATTAAACTTCATTGTGTCTTTTTATATGCTTTATGAAAATAAGATTTTATGAAATCATTTGCTAATTTGTGTTGCTAATTTATGACTTGACAAGGGCTTATGATTTTCTAAACCTTTAATAATTACTGTACTATTATCATGCGCTTCGTAATCATGTTTAAAATGTTCTAAACTTTCCATAACGGAATGGTCTACCAATTTTGTTCCTTTTAAATCAATGGTGATATTAAAGCCTGTAGGAATTTCTTCTAATTTTCTTTTAATCCCAAGGAAATTAGTAAAAACAGCTGCTTTACTTATCTTAACATAATAATCATTCCCTTCAAAAGAAACTTCTGTTGGAGCTTTAAAGAATGAAGATATAGGCGTACCGTTTATAGCATGTATAATCATTTTTAATAACATACCAGCCCCTATTCCTATCAATAAATCAGTAGCAAGAGTAAATACAATAGTCGTTAAGAAAATAGCTAATTGTTCTTTTCCTATTTCGAAAGTATGAATAAACTCTTTTGGATGCGCTAATTTATATCCTACCCCTATTAACATTGCTGCTAAAGCTGGTTTAGGAATCAAATCACTAAACTTAACGGCTAAAAGTAAGAAAATTAAAATAAAAAATCCATGAAAAAAGTTAGCCCAACGGGTCTTACCTCCGTTATTTACATTCGCCGAAGAACGGGCAACCTCAGAGATCATAGGTAACCCTCCTAAAACGCCTGCTACTATATTACCTAAACCAACTGCAATTAAATCTTTATTATAATCTGATTTTCGTTTAAAAGGATCCATCATATCAATAGCTTTTACAGTTAGTAAAGCTTCTAAACTACCTACTAAAGCAAACATAATAACGTATTTTACAAAGATTCCTATCTGTGATAAACCACCAAAACTTACATTTATTGCTAAAGTATCTAATAAACCTTTCCCAAAATGTACCAAATATTTGGGAGTTCCTTTATCATCTAGTATATTTTGTAAACCAAGTGCAAATGAAAGAGGTATTGCTACTACTAACACCACTAAAGCTGCGGGTATTTTTTTAACTAATGGATGCTTAATCATAGGCCATCCAAAAACAATTACTAAACTTACTAAACCTACAAGCATTGCTGTTACATTAGGGTTCATTAAAGTATGTGGAATAGCACTTAATAATTCTAGTGGTTCTACCATAGGTTTTCTTTCTTCTGTTAATGGATTTTGACCTAGTAAAACGTGTATTTGTTTACTCATAATTATTAATCCAATAGCAGCTAACATACCATGTACAGCAGACAAAGGAAAGAAATCACTTAATTTTCCAAATTTTAAAACTCCAAATACTACTTGTAATACACCTGCTACTACAATTGCTCCTAATGCGTATTTCCAACCTTGTTCTCCACCACCAAACTCAGCTACAGCACCTGCTACAATGACTATTAATCCTGCAGCTGGTCCTTTAATTGTTAATTTTGACCCTGCAACTAAAGACACTAACACACCTCCAACCATAGCAGTCACAAGACCATATATAGGTTGAAAATCAGATACTTGAGCAATCCCCATACTTAATGGTAACGCTAACAGAAACACTAAGAATCCTGATAATGCATCAGAAGAAAAATTTTCTTTTAATCCAGCTAATCCATCAGCTGGAATATTTAATTTATTTTTGCTCATACTATATTTTTTTATTTCTAAGAAGATTTATACGGTAATTCATGATAGGTTTTTATGTGAGGTCCTAAAAACAAACGAGTATAAATACGAATACCCGCAATTCCAGACACTACGAAGCTACTAGCTATAAAAAAAGCTAGTACAACCTGATCACTTTCTATATGACTAAACAAAAGGTCTTCACCTATAAAAGTTGTTGTAATAGGGAATCCTGTTACACCAAGAGCTGCAACTAAAAAGAAGAATGCAAATTTAGGATGTTCATATACATGTCCTAAATATTGATTTAATGATGTTTCATTTTCTATTTTATTTAACTTCAGAAGTGCTATATAGCCTAAAACTCCAGCAATTATAATTCCTGTGAGATATAAAGAAACTTCATATAAATCAACTTTTTCATTAAATAAAATGGCCAAAACAATCCAAAAATGATTAAATATTATCAAAACCCAAGCTACAAAAGGGCTTTTTCGTTCTGAAAATGATTTAAAAACAGATATTAAACCAATAAAAGCAAAAAATTCAGGTAGTCTATGATTTATTTGATCAGATAATCTCGATTGACTATTTAATAATAATATACCTCCTATATAAACTGGCACAAAAAGAATAAATGTTCTTTTAAGATTTAAGAAATTTAAAAGTTTACCTATAGACTTAAGAGGTTTCCATAAAAAGAAGTTTACTATTTTTTCTAGGTTAAACTCCTTTACACTTAATATATAAAGCGCATATTCTAATCGTTTTGGCAAAGAGTCTTCAAATGTATGCTCTACTGGTTCATAATGGTAAAATTGCTCTCTTATTAAATAACTTACAACTGAAGGGGAAACTAAAAGCTGATATGTTCTTAAAAAAGCATTACCTGCAAAATGTAATAGAGCTAAATTATCAAAACCAAGTGCTATTTCTATAAAAATCAATCCTATTTGAGAAATAGAACTATATGCGATCTGACTTTTAACAGAAGATTGTACGCGAGCCATAAAAGTTGCTACCAAACTAGTCAATACTCCCATTACAACAATAGCAATTCGCAATGAAGTTTGATGCTCCCAAAAAGGATGTGTGCGTAACATTAAGAATACACCTAAATGTACAGATAAAGATCCATAAAAAATTGCACTTGATGGTGTAGGTCCTTCCATTGCACGAGGTAACCAAGAGGAAAAAGGAACCTGAGCTGATTTAACAGCGGCTGCACATACTAAACATAAGCCAATAAAAACACCAATAAACGAATGCGTTTGAAGATGTTCACTTACTAACTCATAATTGTGCATCTTCATAAAGGTAATATTCTCATGGAATAAATGATGACTTGCCCACATAGCTAACAATAAACCAACATCTCCAATACGATAAATAGAAAATACCTTAAACGCATTCTTTACAGGCAAATAACGTTCTCTATAAAATGCAATCAATAAAAAAGATGAAATCCCGATAATTTCCCATCCTATAAATAAAGTTTCAAAATTTCCTGATAAAACAGCTAAATTATACCCAAAAAGAAAAATAAAACAGTCATAAAAAAACGTTTATATCCTTTTTCTCTGTGCAAATAATAACGACTGTAAGTAGTAACCATAGAAATTAAAAGGGCACCTACAAACAAGTAAACTGCTGTTACTTTGTCAAAAAGAAATCTATAAAAAACTCATAATGATTTGTTTTCACCAAGCTAACCTCAAAAAGATTGAAAGGTTTTGCTCCTTTTAGTCCCCAATAAAATAAAAATATAGTTAAC
Coding sequences:
- a CDS encoding DUF2490 domain-containing protein, whose product is MKFNLKKIGVLLVLLFITIGTATQAQTINHNKDIWFHYMGKNMLNKKISFTLEATMRYANGFDEKQQYFIRPSIDYHFHKNFIGSIGYSHYNTYVYGETPINKTDTPEDHIWIQGTYVLNSGDFKFTNRLRDEYRLVGIPIKNTDGNYEIDHYDYRNRLRYMFVINYPLVKDDNGKSKLFLNVGDEAFINIGVKDAKTLFQQNRIIAGFGYNLNSHHQIQLNYIHQNNWNLGNTIQENNPTVRISYLTNFDWYNK
- a CDS encoding SulP family inorganic anion transporter, whose protein sequence is MSKNKLNIPADGLAGLKENFSSDALSGFLVFLLALPLSMGIAQVSDFQPIYGLVTAMVGGVLVSLVAGSKLTIKGPAAGLIVIVAGAVAEFGGGEQGWKYALGAIVVAGVLQVVFGVLKFGKLSDFFPLSAVHGMLAAIGLIIMSKQIHVLLGQNPLTEERKPMVEPLELLSAIPHTLMNPNVTAMLVGLVSLVIVFGWPMIKHPLVKKIPAALVVLVVAIPLSFALGLQNILDDKGTPKYLVHFGKGLLDTLAINVSFGGLSQIGIFVKYVIMFALVGSLEALLTVKAIDMMDPFKRKSDYNKDLIAVGLGNIVAGVLGGLPMISEVARSSANVNNGGKTRWANFFHGFFILIFLLLAVKFSDLIPKPALAAMLIGVGYKLAHPKEFIHTFEIGKEQLAIFLTTIVFTLATDLLIGIGAGMLLKMIIHAINGTPISSFFKAPTEVSFEGNDYYVKISKAAVFTNFLGIKRKLEEIPTGFNITIDLKGTKLVDHSVMESLEHFKHDYEAHDNSTVIIKGLENHKPLSSHKLATQISK
- a CDS encoding proton-conducting transporter transmembrane domain-containing protein — translated: MIAFYRERYLPVKNAFKVFSIYRIGDVGLLLAMWASHHLFHENITFMKMHNYELVSEHLQTHSFIGVFIGLCLVCAAAVKSAQVPFSSWLPRAMEGPTPSSAIFYGSLSVHLGVFLMLRTHPFWEHQTSLRIAIVVMGVLTSLVATFMARVQSSVKSQIAYSSISQIGLIFIEIALGFDNLALLHFAGNAFLRTYQLLVSPSVVSYLIREQFYHYEPVEHTFEDSLPKRLEYALYILSVKEFNLEKIVNFFLWKPLKSIGKLLNFLNLKRTFILFVPVYIGGILLLNSQSRLSDQINHRLPEFFAFIGLISVFKSFSERKSPFVAWVLIIFNHFWIVLAILFNEKVDLYEVSLYLTGIIIAGVLGYIALLKLNKIENETSLNQYLGHVYEHPKFAFFFLVAALGVTGFPITTTFIGEDLLFSHIESDQVVLAFFIASSFVVSGIAGIRIYTRLFLGPHIKTYHELPYKSS